In Candidatus Polarisedimenticolaceae bacterium, the genomic stretch GGCTCCCCGCGAGGACGGGGACGACCTCGGCGCCGAGCAGGCGCATCCGGTAGACGTTGAGCGACTGGCGCCGGCAGTCCTGCTCCCCCATGTAGACGACGGTGTCGAGGCCGAGCCGCGCGCCCACGGTCGCCGTCGCGACCCCGTGTTGCCCCGCCCCCGTCTCGGCGAGGATCCTCCGCTTTCCCATCCGTCGCGCGAGCAGCCCCTGGCCGAGGGCGTTGTTGATCTTGTGGGCGCCGGTGTGCAGCAGGTCCTCGCGCTTCAGCCAGACGGTCGCGCCGCCCCAGGCCTGCGTGAGCCGGTCGGCGCGGTACAGGGGGGTGGGCCGACCGGCGAAGCCGCGCAGCAGCCCGTCGAGCTCCGCGGCGAAGGCGGCGTCGGAGCGTGCCTCGCCGTACGCGCGCTCGAGCTCCTCGAGGGGCGCCATGAGCGTCTCCGGCACGTAGCGCCCCCCGTACGGGCCGAAGCGCCCTCCGCTCACGCGCCCGCCTCCTGGGCGATCCGCCGTTCGGCACGCCGCACCGCCTCGACGAACAGCTCCAGACGGTCGAGGTCCTTCTTTCCGGGGAGGATCTCCACCCCCGAGGCGACGTCGACGCCGTAGGGGCGCGCGTCCTCGATCGCCATCGCGACGTTCTGCGGGTCGAGCCCCCCCGCGATCACGAGGTTCCCGTACACCGACCACGCCCGCGCGCGCCGCCATTCGAAGACGGCGCCGGTTCCGCCGTAGGCGCCGTCGCGGTGCCCGTCGAGGAGGTAGGTCGTCGTCGCGTAACGCGACAGCGACTCGGGATCGAAGTCCGCTCCGACACGCACCGCCTTGATCCACGGCATCGGGGCGACCGCGGCGCACAGCGAGGGGACTTCGTCGCCGTGGAACTGGATCGCGGTGAGCCCGGCCTCGCGCGCGACCTCGAGCACGCGGATGAGCGGGTCGTTGACGAACACGCCGACCTTGTGCACGAGAGCCGGGAGCTTGTCGACCATGCGGCGGACCGCCGTGGGCTCGACGTAGCGCGGGCTCTCCTTCCAGAAATTGAATCCGAGCGCGTCGACGCCCAGGTGCACCGCCTCGATCGCGTCGCGCTCCTCGGTGATCCCGCAGACCTTGACCACGACCCGTTTCACGCGAGCCACCCCCTCAGCGCCGCCGCCGGGTCCGGCGCCTCCATCAACGTCGTCCCGACGAGAAACGCCCGGCACCCCGCGGCGTGCAGGCGCCGGAGATCGTCGCGCGAGCGCAGTCCCGACTCCGCGACGACCGGCACCCCGCGCGGAAGCGTCGGGAGCATCCGCTCCACGAGCCCGGGGTCGATCTCGAGCGTGTCCAGATTCCGCTGGTTGACCCCGAGCAGGCCCGCGCCGGCGGTCAAGGCCCGCTCCGCCTCCGCCCGGTCGTGCGCCTCGACGAGCGACGCCATGCCCCGCCCCGCCGCCGCCTGCATCAGGTCGCGCAACCGTGCGTCGTCCAGCAGGGCGACGATCAGCAGCACCGCGTCCGCGCCGCTCGCGCGGGCCTCGTCGATCTGCACCGGGTCGAGCAGGAAGTCCTTCCGGAGGAGCGGAAGGGAGCAGGCCGTCCGCGCCGCCTCGAGGCGATCGAGCCCCGAGCCGAAGAACTCCGGCTCGGTCAGGACGGACATCGCCGCGGCGCCTCCCGCCTCGAACGCCCGCGCGAAGGCCCGGACGTCCGCATCGGGGCGGATCGACCCGCGCGACGGCGAAGCCGGCTTGAACTCCGCGATCACGCGAAGGCCGGGATCCCCGGTCAGCGCCCCGGCGAAGTCGCGCGCGGGAGGCTGCGCGTCCGCCCGAGCGGCCCAGGCGCCGGCCCGGCGGCGCAGCTCCGGCAGGCGTGCGCGCACCCCGTCCGCGATCCGCCGGAGGACGCTCACGGCCGTTCCCCTCGGCTCTCCGCCGCGGCGCGCCGGAACGTCTCCACCGCCGAGCCGTCCCGCATCGCCCGACGGGATCGCGCCGCACCGTCCCGCAGGTCCGCCGCGAGCCCGGCCACGACGAGCGCCGCGGCGGTGTTCAGCGCCACGACCTCCACGAACGCCTCCGGCGCCGCGCCGGCGAGGACCTCGCGGAGCAGTCGCGCGTTCTCGCGGGGAGGACCGCCGCGGATGGCGTCTTGCGGGTAGCGCGAGACCCCCGCGTCCTCCGGCGCGATCGTGAATCTCCGCAAGGTGCCCTCCCGCCATTCCGCGACGTCGGTCGGCGCCGCGCACGAGATCTCGTCGAGGCCGTCGAGGCCGTGCACGACCAGGACGTGCTCGGAGCCGAGCTCCCCCAGCGCGCGGGCGACCGGCTCGAGCAGGCGGCCGTCGTAGATCCCGAGCACCTGTCGCTTCACGCCGGCGGGATTGGCCATGGGGCCGATCGCGTTGAAGACGGTCCGCACGCCGATCTCCCGCCGCGGCGCCGCGGCGTGACGGACGGCCGGGTGGTACGCGGGGGCGTAGAGGAAGGCCACGCGGTGCTCGGCGAGCGAGCGCTCCACCCGGGCCGTGGGCGCCCCGAGGTCGAAGCCGCTCGCCTCCAGGACGTCGGCGCTTCCGCAGGCGCTCGAGACGCCGTGATTCCCGTGTTTGGCGACGGTGGCACCGCATGCGGCCGCGACGAACGCGACCGCCGTGGAGACGTTGAAGGTCCCCGCGCCGTCCCCTCCCGTGCCGCAGGTGTCGAGCGCGCGGGGATCGTCGCAGCGCACGCGCAGCGCGCGCGAGCGGATCGCCTCGGCGCAGCCGACGATCTCGTCGACGGTCTCCCCCTTCATCCGCAGCGCGACCAGGAACGCGCCGATCTGGACGGGGGTCGCCCGGCCCTCGACGACCTCGCCCATCGCCGCGGAGGCTTCCTCGCGGGTCAGATCGTGTCCGTCGGCGAGGCGGCGGAGGATCCCCCGGATCGCGCTCATCGACGGGCCCCGCCCCTCGACAGCTCCAGGAAGTTCCCGAGCAGGCGATGTCCGGAGGGAGTGAGGACCGACTCCGGGTGGAACTGGACCCCTTCGACGACGACGTCGCGGTGGCGCAGTCCCATGACGGTGCCGTCCTCGGTGCGCGCGCTCACCTCGATCTCGGGGGCGAGCCCCGACGGATCGACGACCAGCGAATGATAACGGGTCGCCGGAAACGGCGAGGCGAGGTCGCGGAAGACCGTGCGGCCGTCGTGGAAGACCGCCGAGGTCTTCCCGTGCATGAGCTCCCGCGCACGGACCACGCTGGCGCCCCACGCGTGGCCGATCGCCTGGTGCCCGAGGCAGACCCCGAGCAGCGGCACGACGCCGGCGCAGGCCCGCACGAGCGGCACGGTGATCCCCGACGCCTCCGGCCGACCCGGCCCCGGCGAGATCACGACCGCGTCGTACCCGCCGGCCAGGACCGATTCCACGCCGATCCGGTCGTTCCGGACGACGTCGACCTCCGCGCCGAGCTCCTGGAGGTACTGCGCGAGGTTGAAGGTGAAGGAGTCGTAGTTGTCCAGGAGGAACACCCTCACGACGTCCCCTCCTCGGCGAGCTCCGCCGCGTGGAACAGCGCTCGGGCCTTCGACACCGTCTCCTCGTACTCACGCTCGGGGACCGAGTCGGCGACGATCCCCGCCCCCGCCTGCACCGACGCGGTGCCGCGCTCCGCGACGAGCGTTCGGATCGCGATGCACGAATCGAGGTTCCCGTGGAAATCGAGGTAGCCCACCGCCCCGGCGTACGGCCCGCGCTCCTCCGGCTCGAGCGCGTCCAGCAGCTGCATCGCGCGGACCTTGGGCGCACCGGTCACCGTGCCCGCCGGGAAGGCCGCCGCGAAGGCGTCCAGCGCGTCGCGCCCCGGGGCGAGCCGCCCCGTGACGCGCGAGACCAGGTGCATCACGTGCGAGTAACGCTCCACCGCCGCGTAGCGCTCGACGCGCACGCTCCCCGGGAGGGCGACGCGACCCAGGTCGTTGCGACCGAGGTCCACGAGCATCAGGTGCTCCGCGTTCTCCTTCGGGTCGGCGCGAAGCTCCGCCTCGAGCGCCTCGTCGCGCTCGGGGTCCTCGCCCCGCGGGCGCGTTCCCGCGATCGGGTGCGTTTCGATCCGACCCTCCGCGCACCGCACGAGCATCTCCGGCGACGAACCCGCGAGCGCGCGATCCCCTTCCTTGAGGAAGAACAGATAGGGAGACGGGTTGATCCGCCGGAGCGCGCGGTAGACCGAGAAGGGCGAGGCCGCGAACGACCGCGTGAACCGCTGGCTGAGGACCGCCTGGAAGATGTCGCCGGCCCGGATGTGCTCCTGGAGCCGCTCCACGCCCGCGAGGAAGTCCTCGCGACGGGTGTTCGAGCGTATCTCCGTCTCGGGGGCCGCCGGGGCCGGCGGCGCCGGAGGGATCGTCGGGGCCAGGAGCACGGCGGCGATCGCCTCCGCGCGCTCGCGCGCCGCGCGCGCCTCGCGCTCGAGCGTCGATCGCGACGGGTCGACGTTCACGACGACGAGCGCCCGCCGCCGCAGGTGGTCGAGGGCGACCACGGTCTCGTAGAGGTCGAAGTGCGCGCGCGGAGCGGGGTCGCGCCCCGAGCCCACCGGCTCGAACCAGCGGACCGC encodes the following:
- a CDS encoding phosphoribosylanthranilate isomerase, whose product is MKRVVVKVCGITEERDAIEAVHLGVDALGFNFWKESPRYVEPTAVRRMVDKLPALVHKVGVFVNDPLIRVLEVAREAGLTAIQFHGDEVPSLCAAVAPMPWIKAVRVGADFDPESLSRYATTTYLLDGHRDGAYGGTGAVFEWRRARAWSVYGNLVIAGGLDPQNVAMAIEDARPYGVDVASGVEILPGKKDLDRLELFVEAVRRAERRIAQEAGA
- a CDS encoding indole-3-glycerol phosphate synthase TrpC, whose protein sequence is MSVLRRIADGVRARLPELRRRAGAWAARADAQPPARDFAGALTGDPGLRVIAEFKPASPSRGSIRPDADVRAFARAFEAGGAAAMSVLTEPEFFGSGLDRLEAARTACSLPLLRKDFLLDPVQIDEARASGADAVLLIVALLDDARLRDLMQAAAGRGMASLVEAHDRAEAERALTAGAGLLGVNQRNLDTLEIDPGLVERMLPTLPRGVPVVAESGLRSRDDLRRLHAAGCRAFLVGTTLMEAPDPAAALRGWLA
- the trpD gene encoding anthranilate phosphoribosyltransferase; this encodes MSAIRGILRRLADGHDLTREEASAAMGEVVEGRATPVQIGAFLVALRMKGETVDEIVGCAEAIRSRALRVRCDDPRALDTCGTGGDGAGTFNVSTAVAFVAAACGATVAKHGNHGVSSACGSADVLEASGFDLGAPTARVERSLAEHRVAFLYAPAYHPAVRHAAAPRREIGVRTVFNAIGPMANPAGVKRQVLGIYDGRLLEPVARALGELGSEHVLVVHGLDGLDEISCAAPTDVAEWREGTLRRFTIAPEDAGVSRYPQDAIRGGPPRENARLLREVLAGAAPEAFVEVVALNTAAALVVAGLAADLRDGAARSRRAMRDGSAVETFRRAAAESRGERP
- a CDS encoding aminodeoxychorismate/anthranilate synthase component II; protein product: MRVFLLDNYDSFTFNLAQYLQELGAEVDVVRNDRIGVESVLAGGYDAVVISPGPGRPEASGITVPLVRACAGVVPLLGVCLGHQAIGHAWGASVVRARELMHGKTSAVFHDGRTVFRDLASPFPATRYHSLVVDPSGLAPEIEVSARTEDGTVMGLRHRDVVVEGVQFHPESVLTPSGHRLLGNFLELSRGGARR
- a CDS encoding anthranilate synthase component I family protein, which codes for MGRSAAYNLEGSALESAARRGGVVPLVREVPADLVTPVGAFLALAAAAPRAFLLESAESGVRTGRWSFLGWEPTASLAMGAEEADPLGRLRSVLARYRPVSAPGVPPFAGGLVGRFDYEAVRWFEPVGSGRDPAPRAHFDLYETVVALDHLRRRALVVVNVDPSRSTLEREARAARERAEAIAAVLLAPTIPPAPPAPAAPETEIRSNTRREDFLAGVERLQEHIRAGDIFQAVLSQRFTRSFAASPFSVYRALRRINPSPYLFFLKEGDRALAGSSPEMLVRCAEGRIETHPIAGTRPRGEDPERDEALEAELRADPKENAEHLMLVDLGRNDLGRVALPGSVRVERYAAVERYSHVMHLVSRVTGRLAPGRDALDAFAAAFPAGTVTGAPKVRAMQLLDALEPEERGPYAGAVGYLDFHGNLDSCIAIRTLVAERGTASVQAGAGIVADSVPEREYEETVSKARALFHAAELAEEGTS